In a single window of the Labeo rohita strain BAU-BD-2019 chromosome 23, IGBB_LRoh.1.0, whole genome shotgun sequence genome:
- the uts2a gene encoding urotensin 2, alpha — MICNLLLSCSVLLLSCSHLLAHPVTDTADMTYSGPDSAEEAGGVSPDDFSVSDLNDLLQRAAVAGYSPLLSRDNIKVPGQTPKEALREMLLEKPYRLIPPNGLWGSRRQFRKRGGSADCFWKYCV, encoded by the exons ATGATCTGTAACCTGCTTCTGTCCTGCTCTGTCCTCCTGCTCTCCTGCAGTCATCTGTTAGCACATCCTGTTACAGACACAGCTGACATGACTTACAGCGGCCCTG ATTCAGCGGAAGAGGCCGGAGGCGTCAGTCCAGATGATTTCTCTGTCTCTGATCTCAATGATCTCCTGCAGAGGGCGGCAGTCGCAGGATATTCCCCGCTGCTCAGCCGAGACA ATATCAAAGTGCCTGGGCAGACTCCTAAAGAGGCTCTTAGAGAG ATGCTGTTAGAAAAACCGTATCGCCTCATTCCTCCCAATGGTCTGTGGGGCAGCAGGAGACAGTTCAGGAAGAGAGGCGGCAGTGCAGATTGCTTCTGGAAATACTGCGTTTGA